Within Tissierellales bacterium, the genomic segment ATAACCCACTAAAATACCGTGTTCAATATGTGAAAATATAATAATTCAGATTTTATCCAAAATCTCTCCATTAACCTCAATCACTGCAGCTTGCTTCTATCGGCATATCTATCTTGCTCCATCCATTCATCATTCCGCCCTTTAAAGAACACGCATCATATCCCAATATATTTAATAACGAAACAGTCTGACCTGCAGTTTGCCCCGTGTAGCACACTACGACTATTTTTTCATCCTTATCAAACACATCGTCTTCAATGAAATCCCAAACTTCTGACCATTCTGCATGAAACGCACCCTTTATATGACCTTTATCGTAATCTTCTTTTTTGCGAATATCTAGCACAAATTGCTTTTCCCCTGCCTCTACTCTACTCTCTAACTGAGCGCAGTCAATAAGATTATTACGTCCCTTTTTCAAACAATCAAAGTAATTTTCGACTACTTGGTAAACTTTTTTCATATTAAACTCTCCTTTCGCCTCTTGGTAGCGCAAACTATCACACTACTCGCATCTTTAATCAATCAGCAAATAAAAGCATATGCCCTTTATACGATTCCATTGTAAAGCAGTTTGATTGTTAAGTAAATAACAATAT encodes:
- a CDS encoding rhodanese-like domain-containing protein, with protein sequence MKKVYQVVENYFDCLKKGRNNLIDCAQLESRVEAGEKQFVLDIRKKEDYDKGHIKGAFHAEWSEVWDFIEDDVFDKDEKIVVVCYTGQTAGQTVSLLNILGYDACSLKGGMMNGWSKIDMPIEASCSD